One segment of Oscillospiraceae bacterium MB08-C2-2 DNA contains the following:
- a CDS encoding stage 0 sporulation family protein: protein MAQIIGVRFKSVGKIYYFDPVELEVTKGDRVIVETARGVECGDVVLSNREVEDDKVVQPLKRVLRKANQEDLLQLEANREKEVFALAVCNEKIRKHKLEMKLISVEYTFDNNKVLFYFTAEGRVDFRNLVKDLAAVLRTRIELRQIGVRDEAKILGGLGICGRPFCCATFLGEFQPVSIKMPKEQGLSLNPTKISGTCGRLMCCLKYEQNAYEDLLRTTPRVGAQVTTPEGPGVVTEVSLLTGMLKIRLDKSTSGGSSPFHKDTIKVIKDGSRSKGGKSRPAGGKDKNNENKAFASGDEMTEEELSALADE from the coding sequence ATGGCACAAATTATAGGCGTACGCTTTAAAAGTGTAGGCAAGATATACTATTTTGATCCTGTGGAACTGGAAGTGACCAAGGGAGACCGTGTCATTGTGGAAACCGCCCGGGGCGTGGAATGCGGTGATGTTGTGCTTTCCAACCGGGAGGTTGAGGATGATAAGGTGGTTCAGCCCCTGAAACGGGTGCTGCGCAAGGCCAATCAGGAGGATTTGCTCCAGCTGGAGGCCAACCGGGAAAAGGAAGTCTTTGCCCTTGCAGTCTGCAACGAGAAAATCCGCAAGCATAAGCTGGAAATGAAGCTCATTTCGGTGGAATACACCTTTGATAACAACAAGGTGCTGTTTTATTTCACGGCCGAAGGCCGGGTGGATTTCCGCAATTTGGTCAAGGATTTGGCGGCGGTGCTCCGCACCCGCATTGAGCTGCGCCAGATTGGTGTCCGGGATGAGGCCAAGATTTTGGGTGGGCTGGGCATCTGCGGCAGACCCTTCTGCTGTGCTACCTTTTTGGGTGAGTTCCAGCCGGTATCCATCAAGATGCCTAAGGAACAGGGGCTTTCCCTCAACCCTACCAAGATTTCCGGCACCTGCGGGCGGCTGATGTGCTGCCTGAAATACGAGCAGAATGCCTATGAGGATTTACTGCGGACAACCCCTCGTGTGGGCGCGCAGGTCACCACGCCGGAAGGCCCGGGTGTTGTCACCGAAGTGAGCCTTTTGACCGGTATGCTCAAAATTCGCCTGGATAAAAGCACCTCCGGGGGAAGCAGCCCTTTCCATAAGGATACCATCAAGGTGATTAAGGATGGTTCCCGCAGCAAAGGCGGGAAATCCAGACCCGCAGGTGGCAAAGATAAAAACAATGAGAACAAAGCATTTGCCTCAGGAGACGAAATGACAGAAGAAGAGCTTTCAGCTCTTG
- a CDS encoding cyclic-di-AMP receptor codes for MKLVLAIVSRDDTNKVSKELTKENYSVTKLATTGGFLMAGNTTFLIGTDDDRVEHLISVIGENCKTRTKVVSSSASYGVGSFASMPVEVTVGGATVFVLDIEQFVKL; via the coding sequence ATGAAGCTGGTTTTGGCCATTGTATCCCGGGATGATACCAACAAGGTTTCCAAAGAGCTGACCAAGGAGAATTATTCAGTCACCAAGCTAGCCACCACCGGCGGCTTCCTGATGGCTGGGAATACCACCTTTCTCATTGGAACGGATGACGACCGGGTGGAGCACTTGATTTCCGTCATCGGTGAAAACTGCAAGACCCGCACCAAGGTGGTTTCCTCCTCTGCTTCTTATGGCGTAGGCTCTTTTGCTTCTATGCCGGTGGAAGTAACGGTTGGCGGCGCTACGGTTTTTGTATTGGATATCGAACAATTTGTGAAGTTGTAA
- a CDS encoding ATP-binding protein, protein MRNESATTEKIQQTLTVLMRGGRLFHAVLAEGPGREQLARRLAQAALCEGEPKPCGQCSHCHKAEKGVHPDILVYGGSGSFPVEQVREIRTQAFVMPNEARGKVFILEEAQNMTIQAQNALLKILEEPPSGVVFVLTCDNKARLLTTILSRVTVLSLEEDISSQEGLEQAASFLREACIGSEYTALAQLVPYERDREGFGSFCGGLRRAAESLLLGRLQDQPELARRLTRLQSARIVAIIEEMEYTAARGGNMLLLTTALPGRIRQVLERGAS, encoded by the coding sequence ATGCGCAATGAATCCGCAACAACTGAAAAAATTCAGCAGACGCTCACCGTTCTGATGCGGGGTGGGCGTTTGTTTCATGCTGTTTTGGCGGAAGGCCCGGGGCGTGAGCAACTTGCCCGCCGGCTTGCGCAGGCGGCTCTGTGTGAAGGGGAGCCTAAGCCCTGTGGCCAGTGCTCTCATTGCCATAAGGCGGAAAAGGGCGTTCACCCGGATATTCTGGTTTATGGCGGGAGCGGCAGCTTCCCGGTGGAGCAGGTGCGGGAAATCCGCACACAGGCTTTTGTCATGCCCAATGAAGCCCGGGGCAAGGTTTTTATTCTGGAGGAAGCCCAGAACATGACCATACAGGCCCAGAATGCCCTGCTGAAAATTCTGGAGGAGCCCCCATCTGGGGTGGTGTTTGTGCTGACCTGTGATAACAAGGCAAGGCTTCTGACCACCATTTTATCCCGGGTTACCGTTCTCTCGCTTGAGGAAGATATTTCCTCACAGGAGGGGCTGGAGCAGGCGGCTAGCTTTCTTCGGGAGGCCTGCATCGGCAGTGAATACACAGCATTGGCGCAGCTTGTGCCCTATGAGCGGGATCGGGAGGGTTTTGGCTCCTTTTGCGGTGGCCTTCGCCGGGCGGCAGAGAGTCTTTTGCTGGGGCGTTTGCAGGATCAGCCGGAACTTGCCCGCCGCCTGACCCGCTTGCAGAGCGCCCGCATCGTTGCTATAATAGAAGAAATGGAATACACAGCGGCCCGAGGAGGCAACATGCTGCTGTTAACCACAGCGCTTCCCGGCCGGATACGTCAGGTATTGGAGCGGGGAGCAAGCTGA